A window of Oncorhynchus kisutch isolate 150728-3 linkage group LG10, Okis_V2, whole genome shotgun sequence contains these coding sequences:
- the LOC109897690 gene encoding eukaryotic translation initiation factor 3 subunit J-A, whose amino-acid sequence MAEGDSWDADTFDPDEPAIGAKKAVVADKWEGEDEDEDIKDNWDDEEEELKNAEEKKAAETKRSEKKKLAEKIKEKESLQRKKQEELRKRLEESNETELTPEEELAEKLQEEKKELTPEEELAEKLQEEETELTPEEELAEKLQEETGLLLAQDAFGVVNNVKGIDAVSPSSKDDFTDFEKLLKDKITPFESSIHYSGFLESLFRDLCLSLEVEDLKKVSNSLTVLLSEKQKQEKQLNKGKKKKKGVVAAGGMKAKMKDDLADYGEFDGGYAQDYEDFM is encoded by the exons ATGGCGGAGGGAGATTCATGGG aTGCTGACACTTTCGATCCGGACGAGCCCGCAATCGGGGCCAAGAAGGCTGTTGTGGCAGACAAATGGGAAGgcgaggatgaggatgaggatatCAAG GATAACTgggatgatgaagaggaggaattGAAGAACGCAGAAGAGAAAAAAGCAG CAGAGACAAAACGTTCAGAAAAGAAGAAATTAGCGGAAAAAATCAAAGAAAAAGAAAGTTTACAACGAAAAAAACAAGAAGAGTTGAGAAAGAGG TTAGAGGAATCTAATGAGACAGAACTCACACCAGAGGAGGAGCTAGCAGAGAAACTACAGGAAGAGAAAAAGGAACTCACACCAGAGGAGGAGCTAGCAGAGAAACTACAGGAAGAGGAAACGGAACTCACACCAGAGGAAGAGCTAGCAGAGAAACTacaggaagagactggtcttctACTGGCTCAGGATGCTTTTG GTGTCGTCAACAATGTAAAAGGAATTGACGCCGTAAGCCCCTCTTCTAAAGATGACTTTACAGATtttgaaaagttgctaaaagaCAAGATAACACCTTTTGAGAGTTCCATACACTATTCCGGTTTCCTAGAGTCCTTGTTTCGAGACCTCTGTCTCTCAT TGGAGGTAGAAGACCTAAAAAAGGTCAGCAACTCCCTTACAGTATTACTAagtgagaaacagaaacaggaaaaG CAGCTGAATAAaggaaagaagaaaaagaaaggtGTGGTTGCTGCCGGAGGGATGAAGGCCAAGATGAAGGATGACCTAGCGGACTACGGAGAGTTCGATGGAGGTTACGCACAAGACTACGAGGACTTCATGTGA
- the LOC116375726 gene encoding uncharacterized protein LOC116375726: MIISHCHTQMWLLVVAVAVSLGVSGSETSHRSEAQSQTLQALHCPPCERIHCTHRRALKLQCKGGLTTGVCGCCLACARTAGESCGGTWDYLGKCDEGLVCVYQESVSAAEGIPDVEERKGICKAVLETLDVESCRPECTWEYCQANPNEVCSARSVSLEKQECHGTCQHTSCSSCLVLRPPSSASCPQTCAPSDPTCLHRFGRCVHNHLAEPHRHHHHPICHHNLQSNAEGYFVCLVPGCLN; encoded by the exons ATGATCATCAGTCATTGTCATACACAGATGTGGCTgttggtagtagcagtagcagtatcaCTGGGGGTGTCAGGGTCAGAGACCTCACACCGATCCGAGGCCCAGTCCCAGACCCTCCAGGCCCTCCACTGTCCGCCCTGTGAGAGGATCCACTGCACCCACCGCCGGGCCCTGAAGCTCCAGTGTAAAGGTGGCCTGACCACGGGGGTCTGTGGCTGCTGCCTAGCCTGTGCCAGGACGGCTGGGGAGAGCTGTGGTGGGACCTGGGACTACCTGGGCAAGTGTGATGAGGGGCTGGTGTGTGTCTACCAGGAGTCTGTCTCGGCTGCTGAGGGAATACCAGACGTAGAGGAACGTAAAGGTATCTGTAAAGCAG TGCTGGAGACCCTGGATGTGGAGTCCTGTCGCCCAGAATGCACCTGGGAGTACTGTCAGGCCAATCCTAATGAGGTGTGCTCTGCCAG GTCAGTGTCCCTGGAGAAGCAGGAGTGTCATGGTACCTGCCAGCACACGTCATGCTCCAGCTGTCTGGTCTTGAGACCCCCATCCTCAGCCTCCTGCCCACAGACCTGTGCCCCCTCAGACCCCACCTGCCTGCACCGCTTTGGGAGGTGTGTTCACAACCACCTGGCCGAGCCCCAccgtcaccaccaccaccccatctGCCACCACAACCTACAG AGTAATGCGGAGGGGTATTTTGTGTGCTTGGTGCCTGGATGTCTGAACTGA